A part of Homoserinibacter sp. YIM 151385 genomic DNA contains:
- a CDS encoding phosphate ABC transporter substrate-binding protein PstS yields the protein MKISRFGAVGAIALVGTLALASCAANEPGASEETGGSDLTGTLVGAGASSQQSAQEAWIAAFQGDNPDVTIEYDPAGSGTGRDTFIAGASAFAGSDRAFKDEEIAAGEFGSCVVESGIVEIPAYISPIAVAFNLEGVESLNLDAATIAGIFAGDITNWSDDAIASQNDGVELPDLDITAVHRADDSGTTENFTEYLGQAAPEVWTDEADGVWPLEGGEAASQTSGVVDAVTGGTGTIGYMDASRVGDLGTVSVQVGEEYVAYSAEAAAAIVDASPLVEGRGEGDLAIELDRTSTEAGVYPIVLVSYLIGCAEYGDKAPEGAAELTKAYFEYIVSPEGQQAAAEAAGSAPISDTLQADAEAAIALIK from the coding sequence GTGAAGATCTCGCGTTTCGGTGCCGTCGGCGCCATCGCACTCGTCGGCACGCTCGCGCTCGCCTCGTGCGCGGCCAACGAGCCCGGCGCCTCGGAGGAGACCGGCGGTTCGGACCTCACCGGCACGCTCGTCGGCGCCGGCGCCTCCTCGCAGCAGTCGGCCCAGGAGGCGTGGATCGCCGCGTTCCAGGGCGACAACCCCGACGTCACCATCGAGTACGACCCGGCCGGCTCCGGCACGGGCCGCGACACCTTCATCGCGGGCGCCTCCGCCTTCGCGGGCTCCGACCGCGCCTTCAAGGACGAGGAGATCGCCGCCGGCGAGTTCGGCTCCTGCGTCGTCGAGTCGGGCATCGTCGAGATCCCCGCCTACATCTCGCCCATCGCGGTCGCCTTCAACCTCGAGGGCGTCGAGTCGCTGAACCTCGACGCGGCCACCATCGCCGGCATCTTCGCCGGCGACATCACGAACTGGTCGGACGACGCGATCGCCTCGCAGAACGACGGCGTCGAGCTCCCCGACCTCGACATCACCGCGGTCCACCGCGCGGACGACTCGGGCACCACCGAGAACTTCACCGAGTACCTGGGCCAGGCCGCGCCCGAGGTGTGGACGGACGAGGCCGACGGCGTCTGGCCGCTCGAGGGCGGCGAGGCCGCGTCGCAGACCTCCGGCGTCGTCGACGCCGTGACCGGCGGCACCGGCACCATCGGCTACATGGACGCCTCGCGCGTCGGCGACCTCGGCACCGTCTCGGTCCAGGTCGGCGAGGAGTACGTCGCGTACTCCGCCGAGGCCGCGGCCGCGATCGTCGACGCCTCGCCCCTCGTCGAGGGCCGTGGCGAGGGCGACCTCGCGATCGAGCTCGACCGCACCTCGACCGAGGCCGGCGTCTACCCGATCGTCCTCGTCTCGTACCTCATCGGCTGCGCCGAGTACGGCGACAAGGCCCCCGAGGGCGCCGCCGAGCTCACCAAGGCGTACTTCGAGTACATCGTGAGCCCGGAGGGCCAGCAGGCCGCCGCCGAGGCCGCGGGCTCCGCCCCGATCTCCGACACGCTGCAGGCCGACGCCGAGGCCGCGATCGCGCTGATCAAGTAG
- the pstC gene encoding phosphate ABC transporter permease subunit PstC, whose protein sequence is MSSTAAPGQITAVKRLGDRIFSGSALTAGSLILAVLAAVSGFLLLQSVPAFTTPTDELSILRGIDFGAYVLPLIFGTLWSAALALIMAVPLAIGIALFISHYAPRRLAQGLGYIIDLLAAVPSVVFGLWGANVLAPIVRPFYVSLSETLGWLPLFAPPVSGTGRTILTAAIVLAVMVLPVITAICREVFIQTPVLHEEAALALGATRWEMVRMTVFPFARAGIVSGAMLGLGRALGETMAVAMVLSSSSIITVNLISSTNSPTIAANIALSFPEAYGANVNVLIATGLILFAITLVVNTIARLIVNRRKDFSGAN, encoded by the coding sequence ATGAGCAGCACGGCGGCTCCCGGCCAGATCACGGCCGTCAAGCGCCTCGGCGACCGGATCTTCTCCGGCAGCGCCCTCACCGCCGGATCGCTCATCCTCGCGGTCCTCGCCGCGGTGAGCGGCTTCCTCCTCCTCCAGAGCGTCCCCGCCTTCACGACGCCGACCGACGAGCTCTCGATCCTCCGCGGCATCGACTTCGGCGCCTACGTCCTGCCCCTGATCTTCGGCACGCTGTGGTCGGCCGCGCTCGCGCTGATCATGGCCGTGCCGCTCGCGATCGGCATCGCGCTCTTCATCTCGCACTACGCGCCGCGCCGGCTCGCGCAGGGCCTCGGCTACATCATCGACCTCCTCGCGGCGGTCCCCTCGGTCGTCTTCGGCCTCTGGGGCGCGAACGTCCTCGCGCCGATCGTCCGCCCCTTCTACGTCTCGCTCTCCGAGACCCTCGGCTGGCTGCCGCTCTTCGCGCCGCCCGTCTCGGGCACCGGCCGCACCATCCTCACCGCCGCCATCGTGCTCGCGGTGATGGTGCTCCCGGTCATCACCGCCATCTGCCGCGAGGTCTTCATCCAGACCCCCGTCCTCCACGAGGAGGCGGCCCTCGCGCTCGGTGCGACCCGCTGGGAGATGGTCCGGATGACGGTCTTCCCGTTCGCCCGCGCCGGCATCGTCTCCGGCGCCATGCTCGGCCTCGGCCGCGCGCTCGGCGAGACGATGGCGGTCGCGATGGTGCTCTCGTCCTCGAGCATCATCACCGTCAACCTCATCAGCTCGACCAACTCGCCGACCATCGCGGCGAACATCGCGCTGAGCTTCCCCGAGGCCTACGGCGCGAACGTCAACGTGCTCATCGCGACCGGCCTCATCCTCTTCGCGATCACCCTGGTCGTGAACACCATCGCGCGGCTCATCGTGAACCGCCGCAAGGACTTCTCGGGAGCCAACTGA